From Pseudoleptotrichia goodfellowii, a single genomic window includes:
- a CDS encoding carbohydrate ABC transporter permease, which translates to MKIKNVLHSKSLTPYLFLAPFFIIFSIFMLYPILNSLFLSFTSAQGNTYNFIGLNNFKRVLADKIFWKSIMNVFLILAVQVPMMLFLGTVLANILNSNFLKFKGLFRLFIFLPVLVDLVTYSIVFSILFNENFGLINYALNTILHLSPIPWFSSPFWARILIIIALTWRWTGYNTVILLAGLQSIDNSLYESADIDGANAVTKLLHITLPLLTPILLFCGIISTIGTIQLFTEPQLLTVGGPDNATLTPIMYIYQYGFQSFKFGYASAVSYVITTIVFIISLIQIKLTNGGK; encoded by the coding sequence ATGAAAATAAAAAACGTACTTCATTCAAAATCATTGACACCTTATTTATTTTTAGCACCGTTTTTCATAATTTTTTCTATATTTATGCTTTATCCTATTTTAAACTCTCTGTTTTTATCCTTTACTTCTGCACAGGGTAATACTTATAATTTTATAGGATTGAATAATTTTAAACGTGTACTGGCGGATAAAATTTTTTGGAAATCTATAATGAATGTATTTCTTATATTGGCAGTACAAGTCCCTATGATGTTGTTTTTAGGGACTGTTCTTGCAAATATTCTCAACAGTAATTTTCTCAAATTTAAAGGTCTTTTCAGACTGTTTATTTTTCTTCCGGTACTTGTAGATCTGGTCACTTATTCTATAGTATTTTCCATATTATTTAATGAGAACTTCGGATTAATAAACTATGCTCTTAATACAATACTCCATTTGAGTCCTATTCCATGGTTTTCCAGTCCTTTTTGGGCGAGAATCCTTATAATAATAGCTCTTACATGGCGTTGGACAGGCTACAACACTGTTATTTTACTGGCAGGACTTCAGTCTATTGACAATTCTCTTTACGAATCTGCCGATATAGACGGTGCAAATGCCGTTACAAAACTGTTGCATATAACTTTACCGTTACTTACTCCGATACTTTTATTTTGCGGAATAATATCCACAATAGGGACTATACAGTTATTTACCGAACCTCAGTTACTGACAGTAGGAGGACCTGATAACGCTACTCTTACACCTATTATGTATATTTACCAGTACGGTTTCCAAAGTTTTAAATTCGGATATGCTTCGGCAGTTTCATATGTTATAACTACTATTGTGTTTATTATAAGTCTTATACAAATAAAATTAACGAATGGAGGAAAATAG
- a CDS encoding B3/B4 domain-containing protein, with amino-acid sequence MKIHVDKSMKELGITDVVIGIAKKLNPDAELTEKFKQKFHEKEQWTLNADLSEIEKNPVVEGYKDIIVKVSRSVKKNPPTISALINNIKRRGNVPHVNSIVDIYNAESLNSLLAIGAHDFNKIDFPITFTICGKEDTFYPISSNPKHVAETDFVYRDSIGIMAWLDVRDSELYKLDENTKNVLFVIQGNANTSVDMRIAALERIKDDLKECIPESEFEIKVIHVEE; translated from the coding sequence ATGAAAATTCATGTTGATAAGAGTATGAAAGAACTCGGCATTACTGATGTCGTTATCGGAATTGCGAAAAAGCTCAATCCCGATGCTGAATTAACTGAAAAATTTAAGCAGAAGTTCCATGAAAAAGAGCAATGGACTCTAAATGCTGATTTGAGTGAAATAGAGAAAAATCCGGTGGTTGAAGGATACAAAGATATTATTGTAAAAGTTTCAAGAAGTGTGAAAAAGAATCCTCCCACTATATCCGCACTTATTAATAATATTAAACGTAGAGGAAACGTCCCTCATGTAAACAGCATCGTTGATATTTATAATGCCGAATCGTTAAATTCTTTACTTGCAATAGGTGCTCATGATTTTAACAAAATAGACTTTCCGATAACATTTACAATTTGCGGGAAAGAAGATACTTTTTATCCTATATCGTCAAACCCGAAACATGTTGCCGAAACGGATTTTGTATATCGAGACAGTATAGGGATCATGGCGTGGCTTGATGTTCGTGATTCGGAGCTTTATAAACTTGATGAAAACACTAAAAATGTTCTTTTTGTCATTCAGGGAAATGCAAATACATCTGTAGATATGAGAATCGCAGCACTGGAAAGAATAAAAGATGATTTGAAAGAATGTATACCTGAATCAGAATTTGAGATAAAGGTTATTCATGTGGAAGAATAA
- a CDS encoding carbohydrate ABC transporter permease, whose amino-acid sequence MRKDKKLKITLMYIVLGIICLFSVYPFIWLIISSTLSDTDIFKLPPKLFFGNNFFKNFENLNINQPIWKAFKNSMFISVTYTILTLYLSSLAGYTFAKFDFKFKNILLGIVLMTMMLPVQVTLIPLFKISIALGWQNKAAAIVIPALANAFGVFFMKQNMASIPTELLESARIDGASEFSIFHKIILPTSLPPLAALGILSFIQQWGNFLWPLIILQDKESTTLPVLLSMMVQRGQVVHYGEVLVGTMFSILPVLVIFLLLQKYFIAGIYSGSVKG is encoded by the coding sequence ATGAGAAAAGATAAAAAACTTAAGATTACACTTATGTACATTGTATTGGGAATAATTTGTCTATTTTCAGTTTATCCTTTTATATGGCTGATAATAAGTTCTACTTTGTCAGATACGGATATTTTTAAACTTCCTCCGAAACTTTTCTTCGGAAACAATTTTTTTAAAAATTTTGAGAATCTGAATATTAATCAGCCTATTTGGAAAGCATTTAAAAACAGTATGTTTATATCGGTTACTTATACAATACTGACATTATATCTTTCTTCTTTGGCAGGATATACTTTTGCTAAATTCGATTTTAAATTTAAAAATATTCTTTTGGGAATAGTCCTTATGACAATGATGCTTCCCGTTCAGGTTACGCTTATTCCTTTATTTAAGATTTCCATAGCTTTAGGTTGGCAGAACAAAGCTGCTGCGATTGTTATTCCCGCTTTGGCAAATGCTTTCGGAGTATTTTTCATGAAGCAGAATATGGCAAGCATTCCTACCGAGCTTTTGGAATCGGCAAGAATAGACGGAGCAAGTGAATTTTCAATTTTTCATAAAATTATATTGCCTACTTCGTTACCTCCTTTAGCCGCCTTGGGAATATTGAGCTTTATACAGCAATGGGGAAACTTTCTATGGCCTCTTATAATTTTGCAGGATAAAGAAAGTACCACTCTTCCTGTTTTATTATCAATGATGGTACAAAGAGGACAGGTAGTTCATTACGGAGAGGTGCTTGTAGGTACTATGTTCAGTATTTTACCTGTTTTGGTTATTTTCTTACTGCTACAGAAATATTTTATTGCCGGAATATACAGCGGCTCAGTGAAAGGATAG
- a CDS encoding Txe/YoeB family addiction module toxin, protein MKISWNNKAWEEYVKWQSEDKKVVKKINELIKDIERNGNEGIGKPEPLKHEFSGFWSRRITDKHRFIYRITEEEIIIIACANHY, encoded by the coding sequence ATGAAAATAAGTTGGAATAATAAAGCATGGGAAGAATATGTAAAATGGCAGTCTGAAGATAAAAAGGTTGTTAAGAAAATAAATGAGCTGATAAAAGATATAGAAAGAAACGGAAACGAGGGGATAGGGAAGCCGGAGCCTTTAAAACATGAATTTAGCGGATTTTGGAGCAGAAGAATAACCGATAAGCATAGATTTATATACAGAATTACCGAAGAGGAAATTATAATAATAGCTTGTGCAAATCATTATTAA
- a CDS encoding M13 family metallopeptidase, whose product MKKALILLLLATAVTFGKSAVQEKYSDKSLINDLSKTERPQDNFFKFVNGNWDKQTKIPSTRSGWGVTDELIEKNQGFLKDLISEIKNKKLSENSDEKKILTLYNSYYNVAERNKAGLKPLKNDLDTINSIKNLNDFQKYAIKKSKDGTRLLYDWSVSTDLNEARNYGIFLDTPKLGLSRSYFKGDTEEDKEVLDEYTEYVSDMLSYLGEKDTEEKAKKIVEFEKKIGKILLTDEELDDITKYNNPVKVSELAKKIKNINISDFLKQVGVNTGDVNTPEIKYYENLDKFINNSNLEVIKDYLKFHLISDSAELLDEKTSNRRFEFYGKYLSGQKERDNLEKRALDFVDSELGEIVGKVYVEKNFSEEAKKSTEEMVKYIKEAFRNRIEKLTWMSSQTKKATLEKLGKINSKIGYPNKWRNFETLKISENTSLYDKISEIKKWNYNNDLKKVGKPVDKDEWGMNAHEVNAYYSPTENEIVFPAGILQLPFYSYTSQPGINFGGIGAVIGHESTHGFDVAGASFDGDGNAKEWWTEQDRKKFDTETKRLVDQFSKYTVAKGVHLNGVFTLTENIADLGGTNIAYDALKLYLKDHPEKNVKFEGYTQEELFFISYARSWREKETEERLKNMIKSDPHAPAYYRVNGVLENMDSFHEIFKTKKGDKLYKEPKDRIKIW is encoded by the coding sequence ATGAAAAAAGCTTTGATTTTGTTGCTTTTGGCAACTGCAGTAACATTCGGTAAAAGTGCTGTTCAGGAAAAATATAGTGATAAGTCCTTAATTAATGATTTGAGCAAAACTGAAAGACCTCAGGATAATTTTTTCAAATTTGTGAATGGAAATTGGGATAAACAGACAAAAATACCTTCCACGAGATCAGGCTGGGGAGTTACTGATGAATTAATTGAGAAAAATCAGGGATTTCTAAAGGATCTAATATCCGAAATAAAAAACAAAAAACTTTCGGAAAATTCCGATGAGAAGAAAATACTGACTTTGTATAATTCCTATTACAATGTAGCAGAAAGAAATAAAGCAGGACTGAAGCCTTTAAAAAATGATTTGGACACAATAAATTCAATTAAAAATCTGAATGATTTTCAAAAGTATGCCATAAAAAAAAGTAAAGACGGAACAAGACTGCTTTATGACTGGTCAGTAAGTACGGATTTGAATGAAGCACGAAATTACGGAATATTTTTGGATACACCAAAATTAGGATTATCAAGATCGTATTTTAAAGGCGATACAGAAGAAGATAAAGAAGTGTTGGACGAATACACTGAATATGTAAGCGATATGTTAAGCTATTTAGGCGAAAAAGATACTGAAGAAAAAGCAAAAAAGATAGTCGAATTTGAAAAAAAAATAGGAAAAATACTGCTCACTGATGAAGAACTGGATGATATAACTAAATATAACAATCCTGTAAAAGTCAGTGAATTGGCTAAGAAAATAAAAAATATAAATATTTCCGATTTTTTAAAGCAGGTCGGAGTGAATACAGGCGATGTCAACACACCGGAAATTAAATACTATGAAAATCTGGATAAGTTTATAAATAATTCCAATCTTGAAGTGATTAAGGATTATTTGAAATTTCACTTAATATCGGATTCTGCAGAACTGCTCGATGAAAAAACTTCAAACAGAAGATTTGAATTTTACGGAAAATATTTAAGCGGTCAAAAAGAAAGAGATAATCTTGAAAAAAGGGCATTGGATTTTGTAGACAGTGAGCTTGGAGAAATTGTGGGAAAAGTTTATGTTGAAAAAAACTTTTCCGAAGAAGCTAAAAAAAGTACTGAAGAAATGGTTAAATACATAAAAGAGGCATTTAGAAACAGAATAGAGAAGCTTACGTGGATGAGCAGTCAGACTAAAAAAGCGACCCTTGAAAAATTGGGTAAAATAAACTCTAAAATAGGTTATCCGAATAAATGGAGAAACTTTGAAACTCTTAAGATAAGTGAAAATACTTCTTTATATGATAAAATTTCCGAAATAAAAAAATGGAATTATAATAATGATTTGAAAAAGGTCGGAAAGCCTGTAGACAAAGACGAATGGGGAATGAATGCCCATGAAGTAAATGCTTATTATTCACCTACCGAAAATGAAATAGTGTTTCCTGCAGGAATATTACAGTTACCTTTTTACAGCTATACTTCCCAACCGGGAATCAACTTCGGAGGAATAGGAGCGGTTATAGGACATGAATCTACACACGGATTTGATGTGGCAGGAGCATCCTTTGACGGCGACGGTAATGCTAAAGAATGGTGGACTGAACAGGACAGAAAGAAATTTGATACAGAAACGAAAAGATTAGTCGATCAGTTTTCAAAATACACTGTTGCAAAGGGAGTTCATTTGAACGGAGTATTTACATTGACTGAAAATATAGCCGACTTGGGAGGAACAAATATAGCTTATGATGCTTTGAAGCTATATTTGAAAGATCATCCCGAAAAAAATGTTAAATTTGAAGGTTACACACAGGAAGAGCTCTTCTTTATAAGTTATGCGAGATCATGGAGAGAGAAAGAAACTGAAGAAAGATTGAAAAATATGATAAAATCCGACCCGCACGCACCGGCTTATTATCGTGTAAACGGAGTGTTGGAAAATATGGACAGTTTCCATGAGATTTTTAAAACAAAGAAAGGCGACAAACTTTATAAAGAACCTAAGGACAGAATAAAAATATGGTAA
- a CDS encoding ABC transporter substrate-binding protein, with translation MKRNFLLLILGLILLISCGGEKKEAAANGKDEKVTLKIGSWNDAGDALKKVAAAFEKTHPNVKIEIVESDSDYTKLTPALVSNQGAPDIFQAQARDFQSFLVKFPKQFYDLTEKMQKDGLVDKFLPASIENVKENGKIYAMPWDIGPAAVYYRKDMFEKANVDPKAIETWDDFIEAGKKVQAANPGVTMTGYSEDNDFFHMLFNQLGGTFVKDNKIAINSPEAVKALELLKKMQDANILINIKDWNGRIIALNNNKIATIIFPVWYSGTMVNAVADQKGKWGIVELPAFEKGGNRQANLGGSVLIISEQSKNKEIAYEFLKFALATNEGEDIMMEFGLFPAYTPYYSAPSFKVNNEYFGMDINSFFAKLTNTIPETNYGAIMLDAQAPLTGLTTSVLGGKNINTALKETSAAISQSTQLEEAK, from the coding sequence ATGAAAAGGAATTTTTTATTGTTAATTTTAGGATTGATTTTACTTATTTCATGTGGCGGAGAGAAAAAAGAAGCCGCTGCAAACGGAAAAGACGAAAAAGTTACTCTTAAAATAGGATCATGGAATGATGCGGGAGATGCTTTGAAAAAAGTTGCTGCAGCATTTGAGAAAACACATCCTAATGTAAAAATTGAAATAGTCGAATCAGACTCCGACTATACAAAACTTACACCGGCACTTGTATCAAATCAGGGAGCTCCTGACATTTTTCAGGCACAGGCAAGAGATTTTCAAAGTTTTTTAGTAAAATTTCCGAAACAGTTTTATGATTTAACCGAAAAAATGCAAAAAGACGGTTTAGTTGATAAATTTCTTCCTGCTTCTATCGAAAATGTAAAAGAAAACGGAAAAATTTATGCTATGCCTTGGGATATAGGACCTGCAGCAGTTTACTATCGTAAAGATATGTTTGAAAAAGCAAATGTTGATCCGAAAGCAATAGAAACTTGGGATGACTTTATAGAAGCAGGTAAAAAAGTTCAAGCTGCAAATCCGGGCGTTACTATGACAGGTTATTCTGAAGACAACGATTTTTTTCATATGCTTTTCAATCAATTAGGCGGAACTTTTGTAAAAGATAATAAAATTGCTATAAATTCTCCCGAAGCCGTAAAAGCTTTAGAGCTTTTGAAAAAAATGCAGGATGCAAATATCCTCATAAATATAAAAGACTGGAACGGACGTATTATCGCTTTAAATAATAATAAAATTGCTACTATTATTTTTCCTGTATGGTATTCGGGAACTATGGTAAATGCTGTAGCTGACCAGAAAGGTAAATGGGGAATTGTAGAACTTCCGGCATTTGAAAAAGGCGGAAACAGACAGGCCAACTTAGGCGGTTCTGTACTTATAATATCCGAACAGTCAAAAAATAAAGAAATTGCTTATGAATTTTTGAAATTTGCTTTGGCAACCAATGAAGGTGAAGATATTATGATGGAATTCGGTTTATTCCCTGCTTATACTCCTTATTATTCGGCTCCGAGTTTCAAAGTTAATAATGAATACTTCGGAATGGATATAAACAGTTTCTTTGCAAAACTTACAAATACTATCCCTGAAACAAATTACGGAGCTATAATGCTTGACGCTCAAGCTCCTTTGACTGGTCTGACTACTTCCGTATTGGGAGGAAAAAACATTAACACAGCTTTAAAAGAAACTTCAGCCGCTATTTCTCAAAGCACTCAACTGGAAGAAGCGAAATAA
- a CDS encoding type II toxin-antitoxin system Phd/YefM family antitoxin, with amino-acid sequence MIAVNYSSARNNFKDYCDKATDDFETIIITRKENKNVVLMSEDEYNNLMENLYIMSNKKYYNELLKRKAEVEAGLVEEHDIIEVE; translated from the coding sequence ATGATAGCTGTAAATTATTCAAGTGCAAGAAATAACTTTAAAGATTATTGCGACAAAGCGACTGACGACTTTGAAACAATCATTATAACAAGAAAAGAAAATAAAAATGTCGTTTTAATGAGTGAAGACGAGTATAATAATCTTATGGAAAATCTTTATATTATGTCGAATAAGAAATATTATAACGAATTACTTAAAAGAAAAGCGGAAGTGGAAGCGGGGTTAGTGGAAGAACACGATATAATTGAGGTGGAGTAG
- a CDS encoding glycoside hydrolase family 2 TIM barrel-domain containing protein — protein sequence MNINNLENLNILGVNRIKPRSTFFGYDSLEKAESYNRIFSKGFKLLNGNWKCLYSEYPDNFPDNFFTPEFDDTDWDTIYVPSNWQMEGYDKPWYTNVQYPFPVNPPHVPSLNPSMVYRRKFYMSALDLKNVQYLKFEGVDSAFHVWINGKYIGYSQGSRIPSEFKINDYIIQGENLICVLVHKWNVYSYLEDQDMWWLSGIFRDVYITSEPESHIYDIFAKTSLDETYKNGILDLEVDIINNKNSKDLSIEILLKDKSTDYFLIKENSDLDSSVKSNESGIKKYNFHYEIKNILKWSSETPDLYELYITLKEKDNVLQIVPLKTGFKKIEIKDGIMLFNGKYIMLKGVNRHESHPVYGRSVRIEHMIQDLKLMKEHNINAIRTSHYPDDPKFYDLCDEYGFYVIDEADLETHGFEFVNKRNYLNNLEEWKAAFKDRAERMVERDKNHPSIIMWSLGNESGYGKNHAAMTDYIKDRDDSRLVHYEGETREIFESTDNGLPDRDPESSDVHSTMYTPIEILEKVAKLNFLKKPHIMCENLHAMGNGPGGIKDLWELLYREKRLQGGFVWEWCDHGILRTLENGEKYYAYGGDFGDTPSDSNFVIDGLVNPDRTPSPALAEYKKAIEPIKMFALNSEKTKYEVENRYDFINLNDFICNYEIKTNGKTVQTGYLENININPSKKAQFKINIGNSILNKDGDYYITFSWKIKKNIGLLPAGTELAFHQEKLSINKNTEKTSCNDEIYLKNAPDIFNIVENKNELEISLFNKKIVFDKNTGKISAYYHNGINIFKDGISLNLWRAPIDNDILEIEEFGAKKALNHWKEKCVNLVQHSLRNFKISEKTDDYIVIDVQAEVAPAVLDWGYNVHYKYKIDRKGTVTLNITGKTYGNVPETLPRIGVVMNLDKLFTDVHWLGLGPQESYIDSCSSVKFDLWHKKIEEMHTPYIFPQENGNRHNVKSFSLDSEKNIGIYFESLDNKFDFSVSEYTIENIEKAKHTYDLKKENFLQLKIDMEQYGLGSASCGEETLEKYRLYCKDFEFSFKFCTFSK from the coding sequence ATGAATATAAATAATTTAGAAAATTTAAACATTTTGGGAGTTAATCGGATTAAGCCCCGTTCAACTTTTTTCGGATATGACTCTTTGGAAAAAGCCGAATCTTATAACAGAATTTTTTCCAAAGGTTTTAAGTTGTTAAACGGAAACTGGAAATGTCTGTACAGTGAATATCCTGATAATTTCCCAGACAATTTTTTTACTCCGGAATTTGACGATACTGATTGGGACACTATATACGTTCCGTCAAACTGGCAAATGGAAGGATATGACAAACCCTGGTATACAAATGTTCAGTACCCTTTTCCCGTAAATCCTCCCCATGTGCCGAGTCTTAATCCAAGTATGGTTTACAGAAGAAAATTTTACATGTCGGCTTTGGATTTAAAAAATGTTCAGTATTTAAAATTCGAAGGAGTAGACAGTGCTTTTCATGTATGGATAAACGGAAAATATATCGGTTACAGTCAGGGAAGCCGTATTCCGTCCGAGTTTAAAATTAATGATTATATTATTCAGGGAGAAAATCTGATTTGTGTGCTTGTCCACAAGTGGAATGTTTACTCTTACCTTGAAGATCAGGATATGTGGTGGCTAAGTGGTATTTTCAGAGATGTATATATCACTTCGGAGCCTGAAAGCCATATATATGATATATTTGCTAAAACTTCCCTTGACGAAACCTATAAAAACGGGATTTTAGATTTGGAAGTGGACATTATAAATAATAAAAACTCAAAAGATTTATCAATCGAAATACTTCTGAAAGATAAATCTACAGACTATTTTCTTATTAAAGAAAACTCTGATTTGGACAGTTCGGTGAAATCCAACGAAAGTGGTATCAAGAAATATAATTTCCATTATGAAATAAAAAATATTTTAAAATGGTCGTCTGAAACTCCTGATTTATATGAGTTGTATATAACTTTGAAAGAAAAGGATAATGTATTACAGATTGTTCCTTTAAAAACAGGATTTAAAAAAATCGAGATAAAAGATGGAATAATGCTGTTTAACGGTAAATATATAATGCTCAAAGGGGTAAATCGCCATGAATCCCACCCTGTTTACGGGAGAAGTGTACGAATCGAGCATATGATTCAGGACTTGAAGCTGATGAAAGAGCATAATATCAATGCCATCCGTACTTCTCACTATCCTGATGACCCTAAATTTTACGATTTATGTGACGAATACGGCTTTTATGTAATAGATGAAGCCGATCTGGAAACTCACGGGTTCGAGTTCGTCAACAAAAGAAATTATCTGAACAATCTTGAGGAGTGGAAAGCTGCTTTTAAGGACCGTGCAGAGCGAATGGTCGAAAGAGATAAAAATCATCCTTCGATTATTATGTGGTCATTAGGAAATGAGTCGGGATACGGTAAAAATCACGCTGCAATGACTGACTATATAAAAGACAGAGATGATAGCCGTTTAGTTCATTACGAAGGAGAAACAAGGGAAATATTTGAAAGTACCGATAACGGTCTGCCCGACAGAGATCCCGAAAGTTCCGATGTTCATTCTACAATGTACACGCCTATAGAAATATTGGAAAAAGTTGCAAAACTGAATTTTCTGAAAAAACCTCATATTATGTGTGAAAACCTCCATGCCATGGGAAACGGTCCAGGCGGAATAAAAGATTTGTGGGAACTTCTTTACAGAGAAAAAAGATTACAGGGAGGTTTTGTATGGGAATGGTGTGATCACGGCATTTTGAGAACTCTTGAAAACGGTGAAAAATACTATGCTTACGGAGGAGATTTCGGAGATACTCCCAGTGACAGTAATTTTGTCATAGATGGACTGGTAAATCCTGATAGAACACCTTCTCCTGCTTTAGCCGAATACAAAAAAGCTATTGAGCCGATAAAAATGTTTGCTTTAAATTCTGAAAAAACCAAATATGAAGTTGAAAACAGATACGATTTTATAAATCTCAATGACTTCATTTGCAATTATGAAATTAAAACAAACGGAAAAACTGTCCAAACGGGCTATTTGGAAAATATAAATATCAATCCATCCAAGAAAGCTCAATTTAAAATAAATATTGGCAATTCCATTTTAAATAAAGACGGAGATTATTACATTACTTTTTCATGGAAAATTAAAAAAAATATCGGTCTTTTACCCGCAGGAACAGAACTTGCTTTTCATCAGGAAAAACTTTCAATTAACAAAAATACTGAAAAAACTTCCTGTAATGATGAAATATATTTGAAAAATGCTCCTGATATATTTAATATTGTTGAAAACAAAAATGAACTGGAAATAAGTCTTTTCAATAAAAAAATTGTATTTGACAAAAATACCGGAAAAATCAGTGCTTACTATCATAACGGAATAAATATTTTCAAAGACGGTATAAGTTTAAATTTATGGCGTGCTCCTATTGATAACGATATATTGGAAATTGAAGAATTTGGAGCAAAAAAAGCACTTAATCATTGGAAAGAAAAATGTGTCAATTTAGTGCAACACAGTCTAAGAAACTTTAAAATCTCAGAAAAAACTGATGATTACATTGTGATTGATGTTCAAGCTGAAGTTGCTCCTGCAGTATTAGATTGGGGATATAATGTACATTATAAATATAAAATAGACAGAAAAGGTACAGTTACACTAAATATAACAGGAAAAACATACGGAAATGTGCCCGAAACACTCCCAAGAATAGGCGTTGTTATGAATCTCGACAAACTGTTTACAGACGTTCACTGGCTCGGTTTAGGCCCTCAGGAATCTTACATCGATTCGTGCAGTAGCGTTAAATTCGACTTATGGCATAAGAAAATCGAAGAAATGCACACTCCTTATATTTTCCCACAAGAAAATGGAAACCGTCATAATGTAAAAAGTTTTTCACTGGACAGTGAAAAAAATATCGGAATTTATTTTGAAAGCCTTGATAATAAATTTGATTTCAGTGTTAGCGAATACACTATTGAAAATATTGAAAAAGCTAAACATACTTATGACTTGAAAAAAGAGAATTTTCTGCAATTAAAAATCGATATGGAACAATACGGATTGGGAAGTGCAAGCTGTGGAGAAGAAACTCTTGAAAAATACAGACTCTACTGTAAAGACTTTGAATTTTCCTTTAAATTCTGTACTTTTTCCAAATAA
- a CDS encoding PepSY domain-containing protein, producing MREKIFRIVFIGILTIGSGILSFSEEETGVKISNINVSISTQKAKEIVFSHSKINKSAARITKLMLYKENRKYFYDIEFFTAAKKYIYRVDANTGNIMEHKQQERTKKQNEGFKISVFGL from the coding sequence ATGAGAGAGAAAATATTTCGGATTGTATTTATCGGAATTTTAACGATTGGAAGTGGTATCCTCAGTTTTTCCGAAGAAGAAACGGGAGTAAAAATTTCTAATATTAATGTATCTATTTCTACTCAAAAAGCAAAAGAGATTGTATTTTCACATTCGAAAATTAATAAAAGTGCAGCCAGAATAACTAAATTAATGTTGTACAAAGAAAACAGGAAATATTTTTACGACATAGAATTTTTTACAGCTGCAAAAAAATATATTTATCGTGTAGATGCAAATACAGGAAATATAATGGAGCATAAACAACAGGAAAGAACAAAAAAACAGAATGAAGGCTTTAAAATAAGCGTATTCGGATTATAA